The Macaca nemestrina isolate mMacNem1 chromosome 1, mMacNem.hap1, whole genome shotgun sequence genome contains the following window.
aatatggagataccccatctctactaaaagtacaaaatcagccaggcatggtggtgcatgcctgtaatcccagctacctgggaggctgaggcaggaaaattgcttgaacctgggaggtgaaggctgtgatgagccaagatcatgccattgcactccagcctgggcaacaagagcaaaactccgtctcaaaaaacaaaacaaaatattagtcaggcacaatggcacacatctgtagtcctagctactcagaaacctgaggccagaggattgcttgagcacagttcaaggctgcagtgaggtatgatcatgccattgcactccagcctggttaacagagggagaccctgtctcaaaaataaaaataataaatatatccaAGTTTTGAGCACTTTCCAGTATACGGAACCCTGCGGGAGTCACtgtgggaagaaaggaggaataaTGGGACAAAGGTACCATTATCCAGGAGCTCTCTGAGGAGATGAGAAATCCAGGATAGCTGCAAACCCAGAGGTAGGATTAAGTACATATGAAATCAGAACTGAACACATGTACCTACATACATGGAAAGTGTTGGTAAAACAGCATATCCAAAGCTCTGTACATGTGTTAAAGAGAGtggctggctgggcgcggtggctctcacctgtaatcccagcactttgggaggctgcggcgggcggatcacaaggtcaggatatcgagaccatcctggctaacatggtgaaaccccgtctctactaaaaatacaaaaaattagctggacatggtggcgggcgcctgtagtcccagctactcgggaggctgaggcaggagaatggtgtgagcccagaaggcggagcttgcagtgagcctagattgcgccactgcactccagcctaggcgacagagcgagactctgtctcaaaaaaaaaaaaaaaaaaaaaaaaaaaagggagtggctAACCTAGTTGTGACCTAGAGATGGGCTTTGAAATTTGGAAAAGGTTAAAAAGAACATGATCAAGTGGAGGGGACAATGGGAAGGGGAGGTCACCAAGAAATTTCCAGTGGAACTTGGCATTCTTACCTGCTTTTTCTTCTgggacagatttttaaattaagatataattcatgtACCATAAAGTTCAcctttttaaagtgtaaaattcagtggtttttagtatattcacaaagctGTGCAACTATTTAAATCTAGAACATTTCATTACCCCAAAAGAaactctgggctgggcgcggtggctcacacatgtaatcccaacactttgggagaatgaggcgggcggatcacgaggtcaagagattgagaccagcctggccaacatgttgaaactctgtctttactgaaaaatacaaaaattagccgggcgtgttggcatgtgcctataatcccagctacttgggaggctgaggcaggagaatctcttgaacccaagaggcagagttgtggtgagccgagatggtaccactgcactccagcctggcaacagagtgagactctttctcaaaaaaaaaaaaagaaaagaaaagaaaaagaaactccgTACCCATTAGCAGTgggtctgaattttttttttttttttttttttttttttttgcagtcagagtcttactctgttgcccaggctggagtgcagtggcgtgatctcagctcaccacaacctccgcctcccgggttcaagcaattctcctgcctcagtctcccaagtagctgggattacaggcgcctaccaccatgcccagctaattttgtatttttagtagagatggggtttcaccatgttggccaggctggtctcaaactcctgacctcaggtgatccacccgcctcggcttcccaaagtgctgggattacaggtgtgaaccactgcgcccacctttttttgtttttgagagagagtctcactctgtcacccaggctggagtggcagtggcacaatcttggctcgcaacctctgcctcccatgttcaagcgattctcccgcctcagcctcccaagtagatgggactataggcgcatgctaatttttgtatttttagtagagatggggtttcgccatgttggccaggctggtctcaaacttcaggcctcaagtgatctgtctgcctcgccctccaaattgctgagattacaggcatgagccactgtgcctggccttgaaatTGTTCAAATATCAAATGTAGGCCAGGAAAAGATGGCAAGAAATGTTCaccaagagattaaaaaaaaaagtcatggacAAAAAGGTTTAGGATCCTTGTGGTCAGAACCTTGTGCCCAATATGTGCAActattatgtacccataaaaacattaaaaaatgaaaagagcctGGACATTAAGCATTGAAACATTAAAAACGAAAAGAgcctggacgtggtggctcacgcctgtaatctcagcagtttgggaggctgagatgggtggattgcttgtgctgaggagttcaagacccacctgggcaacatagtgaaagtctgtctctacaaaaattagctgagcatggtggtgcacacctgtagtcccagctacttgaggggctgaggtgggatgatagcttgaacctgggaggtcaaggctgcagtgagccgagattgtggcactgcacttcagcctgggtgaccaagtgaaaaaaaaaaaaaaaaagagagagaaaagaaaagggctgggcgcagtggctcaagcctgtaatcccagcactttgggaggccgagacgggcggatcacgaggtcaggagatcgagaccatcctggctaacacggtgaaaccccatctctactaaaaaaatacaaaaaactagccgggcgaggtggcgggcgcctgtagtcccagctactcgggaggctgaggcaggagaatggcgtaaacccgggaggcggagcttgcagtgagccgagatccagccactgcactccagcctgggtgacagagcgagactccatctcaaaaaaaaaaaagaaaaaaaaaaaaagaagagaaggagagagagagaaaaaaagaaaataaagaaaataaaagaagctgGTGCCTAAGCCAGCTCACATTTAGCCCTAGTAAGCATCTGATTTAGAGATATTCCAATGCACAGCATCTGGTTTAAAATACTTCAACACCGACACACTACCTTAGGGCAGCTTACTTCTCCCCATATGGGGCAACCACGAGTGGTCCAGAGCTAACAGACAAAAGTCAGAggctgagagaaaagaaagaagttccTTTCCCAGGACTTGCCCATTAAGAGAGAGTCACCAGACCTGTCTGGTGAGAGAAATCAGGTCACCTCTAGAGCTGAGTGGAGTTATTTGCCCTGCCTAGAGTCCCTGGTTTGGAGCCTTGAAATCTGACACACCTctaggaaaggaagggagaaaacagGGGACCCAGAAGGCATCAGAGTGGTCCTGCCGGCTTCCCCTGTAGAAGCAGGAATTCTGACAAAGCCCATCAGAGTGGTCCTGCCAGCTTCCTCTGTAGAAGCAGGAATTCTGACAAAGCTCTTCAGTTTTGAGTCCCATAGGTATAGCCAAGCTTGGACCCTGGGCTCAGCTGTATCTTGCCAGGTGGAAGAGTGAACACCTGATGTGAGGGCAGCATTATCAGGGGCTCAGCAGGCATGCAGGTCAGCTTTGGCAATAAGGCTGCTCCTCAGGACTGGGCCTGCCTCATTATGCTGCTTTGGGCATAAAAATGCTGGCCAAATCCTAGACTTACTGAAGCTGGAAGGATTCCTTAATAGCTGACATttgaggctgggtgaggtggcacaagcctgtaaccctagcactttggggccaaggcaggaggatcgcttgagcccaggagtttgagaccagcctggccaacatggtgaaaccttgtctctactaaaaataaaacaaaaaattagctgggtgcagtggcaggcacctgtagtcccacctaccaggaggctgaggtgggaggatcgcttgagaccaaaAGCtcgaggttgccgtgagctgagatcgcaccactgtcagcctggggtgacagagccagaccctgtctcaaaaataaaaaataaaaaaaataaaaaataggccaggcgtggtggctgatgcctgtaatcccagcattttgggaggccgaggtgggtggatcacaaggtcaggagttcgagaccagcctcatcaacatggtgaaaccccgtctctactaaaaatacaaaaaattagctgggcatgctggtgcatgcctgtaatcccagctgctaaggaggctgaggcaggagaatcgcttgaaccctgaacgcggaggttgcagtgagccaagattgtaccactgcactctagcctgggcaacagagcaagactctgtctaaaaaaagaaataataaggccaggcggggtggctcacgcctgtaatcccagtactttgggaggctgaggtgggtggatcacgaggtcaggagatcgagaccaacctggctaacacggtgaaaccccgtctctactaaatatacaaaaaattagccgggcgtggtggcagacgcctgtagtcccagctactcaggaggctgaggcaggagaatggcgtgaacccgggaggcggagcttgcagcgagctgagatcgcgccactgcactccagcctgggtgacagagcgagacaacgtctcaaaaaataaaataaaataataaaaaattagctgggtgtggtggcagtcccctgtagtcccagctactaggaggctgaggctggaggatcacttaagaccagaAGCTctagctgagatcacgccactgtcgCACCCGGGTGAGGGAACccgaccctgtctcaagaagaaaaaaaaaaaaaatggcctggAGTggtgctcactcctgtaatcccagcactttgggaggccgagacaggcggatcacctgaggtcaggagttcgagaccatctgactaacacggtgaaaccccgtctctactaaaaatacaaaaaattagccgggcgtggtggcgggcgcctgtcgtcccagctactcgggaggctgagacaggagaacggcgtgagcccaggaggcggagcttgcagtgagccgagatcgtgccactgcactccagcctgggcaacagagcaagactctgtctaaaaaaaaaaaaaaaaagaaaaagaaaaaaactaaatttgtTGAGCCTGTTCCTGTGGGTTACTTTACAGCAACTATAAAAGGAAGGTACTGCTTTTCAGTTCCCCTGTTTATAAATGAGGACACAAAGATAAGCAAGATTAAGAGCCTTGGTCAAGGCAGGCTGGGAGTCAAACCCAGGCCGTCTGAGTCCAAAACCgcaaatttctctttcttttttgggggggtgggggtgggggggggacagagtctcactctgttgcccaggctggactgcaggcacgatctcggctcactgcaagcttcgcctcccgggttcacgccattcttctgtctcagcctcccgagtagctgggactacaggcgcccgccaccacgcccggctaattttttgtatttttagtagagacggggtttcactgttttagcctggatggtctcgatctcctgacctcgtgatccgcccacctcggcctcccaaagtgctgggattacaggcgtgagccactgcgccaggccaaaaCCGCAAATGTTCACTCTTGTGTTAGCCTTTAGTCCAAGTCCCTTATGATacaagagggaaactgaggcccagggatgTATAACGGCTTTTCCAAGGTCGCACAGCCAGCCAGCCAGGGACACAATCCAAGCCTCTCGGCGACAGGTCCAGGGCTGCCTGGACTCCGGAGTGTGGTGAGGGCATCTTGGCGGCCTTTTTCCAGCCGACCCCGCCGCCAGCCCGGCCCAGGCCCAGCCGGGTGAGCTGATGACTCAACGGGCGGGCACTGCATTTTGCTATCCTGCCTCGTCCCGCTGCTCTAGAGGGTTCCCAGCTCTCGGGCCAGACGGGTGACAACTTGTCTGAGTGAAACCGGGAAAGCGCCGCCCCTCGGCGCTCAGCAGGCGGCGGGGGCGCCGCTCAGTCAGTCAGCTAGTTGTGGCGTCCGCCAGGCCTGGCGGGCGGCGGGAAACTCGCCGCGCGCGGTCCGCCGCTCAGTTTCCCATTGGCTCGTCGGGCCCCCCGGGGTGGTACCCTGGGGCAGCTCCCTCCTGTGATTGGGTGGCAGAGCCTCGGGCCCCGCCTCCAGTCCTGGCTGTGAAGGCGAGACCGAGCAATGCGGCCGCAGGTTCCGGCGTGTTGCTGGCTGCAGAGAGCGGAGGCGGCGGGCTCGGGAGGCAACGCTCCCAGCGGCCATTCCCACCCAGCTCGTCCTTCCTCCCCACCAGCCCGTTTCCTTTTGTCTCCATTTCCGAACTCTTTGGGACGTGACCCTCTCCTAAGATCTGGGCTTTTATGGCGGCACTGTACCCCTGCCTCAAATCGTACTTCCCTCCGCTGAGATCTGAGCCCTTGATGAGACTGTGACCCGCCTGTAAATCGGGTGCTCAGTGCCGCTCACTACTGCAGCGCTGTCCTTAGATCTCATGCCGGAGACTTCACTATTTCCTGTCCCGCTCCACCTGAGCTCGTCAGCCTCCCGCGCTGCGGCTCCCACTCACCTCCCCTCGGCCCTGCAGAGGAGGCTCGGCGCCTCCTGTGGGTTCACCTGACCCTCCCGGTCCCATCCAGTTTGACTGGGGCCGCCCTGATGGAGACAGCCGGACCCCGGCCTCACCTGGACTCAAAGTCTTGCGTGCAGGTCACTGAGCCACCCAGGGAGGTCAGGGCCCTAACTCAGAGGTCGAAAGTCAGGATCTCTAAATCAGATTCCAGTTCCACTCCCAACCCATCGCCAAGAACTGGAGAGAGACAGGAGGAGTGTCACAGGGGAACTTTATTGAGAGGAAACATGGTCACACCCAGCAGACATGCTTTCCTTCAATGTCGGTCTTGCActggcgcgcgcgcgcgcacacacacacacccatctcCAGCCCCTGCCACTGTCCAGTTCTCAGCCACAAGGCGGGACATTCCTCAATTCCTACGACCAGAGGCAGCAGGGGCAGGAGTGAGGCAAGAGGGAGGGGAGAAGTAGCCTGGTCCTGGGGTCGGGAGGAAGCGGTGCGGAGAGCAGGGCTGGGGTCATGACCAGTGGTTAGGTGCGCTCAACAGCTGCAAGAAGAGTGGGATCCCCAGCCCCAGGTGGCCTCAGCTCTGCCAGTCCCTCTCCACGGAGCCGTTTGGAGTAAGAACAGCGCCTGGGGGAGAAGGGTGGGGCCTCCCACCCCATATTAGTCCTCTCGGCAGGGTGGGGGACTGAagggggcagggcagggtggggcgGTGGTGGGCAACACTCAGCTCTGGGGCTCCTGGGGAGCCTCGCCCCCCTCTTCCCCGGCGTTGTCGGCCGTCCACAGCGTCAGGTTGTCTCGCAGCAGCTGCATGATGAGGGTGCTGTCTTTGTAGGAGTCCTCGCTGAGGGTGTGCAGATCAGCCATGGCCTCATCGAAAGTGGTCTTGGCCAGCGAGATGGCCTCCTCGGGGCTGTTGGCGATCTCGTAGTGGAAGACGGAAAAGTTCAGGGCCAGGCCCAGGCGGATGGGATTGGTGGGCGGCATCTCCTTCTTGCTGATGTCCATGGCCTCCTGGTAGGCTGCCCGGGCTGAGTCGATGATGCGCTTCTTGTCGTCACCAGTGGCCACCTCGGCCAAGTAGCGGTAGTAGTCGCCCTTCATCTTCAGGTAGAAGACCCTGCTCTCCGCGTCCCCAGCCTCCTTGATGAGATGGCTGTCCAGCAGGCCCAGCACGGTGTCGCACACGCCCCGGAGCTCAGTCTCCACCTTCTCCCGGTACTCACGCACCTCGGGGCCCTTCTCCTCCGAGCCCTCCTCGTTGCTTTTCTGCTCAATACTGGACAGGACCCTCCAGGCAGCCCTCTGGCCGCCCACCACATTCTTGTAGGCTACTGAGAGCAGGTTTCGCTCTTCGCAGGAGAGCTCCTCACCTTTCTCCACGGCGCCCTTCATGAAGGCTGCCATGTCCTCATAACGTTCGGCCTGCTCTGCCAGCTTGGCCTTCTGGATCAGACTGGCTCTCTCCATGGCTCTGGGGACACACAGGCGGGCGGCGGGCTAACTGCTGCCTGGGACCAATGCCGGACTCTGTGCCTCTCCTGCTCTTGGCCTGCCTTTTGGCTGGGTGGCCAGGCCCAGAGAAGGGTGGGGAGGAGCAGGGGGCGGGACCAGGGCCCAAGacctgcctccctctcctctcctccccacaccCTTTCCGGCTCTGCAGTAAAGGTAAAAAGGCTGGGATGTGGGGGTGAGTCATCAGAACAGTCAGCAGAAGAAATCTGGGCGTCGGCCCCACCTGCACAGGCACCTTTCCAGGCTCTAGGCTGCCCCCTCTTGTTCGGGGCTGGCATCATATGGCTGCTCACATCAGGAAACTGCCTGGCTTCTCAAATCAGATCCTCCTTCACAGCGCCCTTACAGAGGCTAAGGGCGGCTTTAGCCCCTGGCTGCTTCTGCCTCGACAGAGCCCATAAAGGTTCAGGAGGATGGGGTTCCTAATCCTGCCAGGTAACTTCTCCCCTTGATTCAGGTGAGGATAACTCATGTTTAGGCAGGGCCATAGAGTTTCCCAAGCACTTTCATATTCACCATCGAATTTAATCCCCACTGTGTCTCTGTGACACACACAGGACCACAGAGATGGGAACACTAAGTCTCAGAGAGGGGTGagatttgctcaaagtcacatagcCACCACTTCCCTGAAACTCCTTTCTGCACCCTGCTTCCTTTAGCTTTTCTCCCATTGAAGTCTCTGACCTATGAGCTCCAGGCTGTGTTTGGAAGTGAGATCCAGGCTCTTTCTCAATCTACCTGAAGATGGTTCCATCCCTCAGGCCTCACTCCCCCTCAGGGTCCCCTCTGAGCTCCCAGAATGCGCAGGTGGCAGCTTTCAGAGTGCCACTTAATGAAGTGTTTAACAAGCAGCCTCTGACGCTCCAGCCCAGCCTTTGTAATTAGTCACCCAGTAGGTTTGTTGGACACATTTCCCATCACTACACAATTTTCCCTTTCAAGTTGGTGGCCTGTTGCCACTTGTTTGAGGATTTACCCTCTGGCCCTCCACACCAGGTCACTTGCCCTCTCCAAGCCACATGCCATCAGGTACCAGTGGGGTTCACAGAGGGTGGGGTCCAGCTCCCCGGCTGTCCCACTTTCCTGCCTGACTCAGACTGCTCTCTGTCTGAGGCTGGGAAGCAGTCCAGTTTGATCCCCCAGGGGGGACGCTAGCAACCTGGGGAGAGAGAGGACTGAGAAAGGGAGGTGGCAGTGACACATACCATTCTGTTTTATGGGGCAGCAATCCCAGCTACGTGATGCCTCCCCCAGCCTGTCTCTCAGAAGTTTCcctgttccttcctttttttttttttttttttttttaaatagagacaggatctcactacattgcccaggcaggtctcaaactcctgggctcaagcaattctcctgcctcagcctcccaaactgctgggattatgggcatgagccacttccTTCCTTTTGACCATTACCCCACCTCTGACCCCTGGCAGAGTCCTCAGATGGAGACCTCTGTTGCCAGCCTTCTTTCCCTGCTTGCTGGGGCCCTGGCCTCAAGTTTCATCAGGAGTTTCACCAAAGGGTGTTGGCATTGAGCCTACAGGGATGGATTCCTGCTTATCTGCCCCACCCCTAGCCAAAGCTTAGATGGGCCTCGGGTACGGCTCCTTTCACTGGGATTCTGCCCGCCTAATAGTTGAGCTAGGATAATTTCACAGACCTGTGTCTCCCCCAGGTACCCTGAGTGTCTGAACACTCATCTTCCCTCCTAGAGGGAGGCTTAGGCCAGAACTCTGGGGACCAAAGATGAGATTCTTCTCTTTTGCCACAAGGAGGAGTAGGGACATGTCTGGACTAATGCTACAGGGTTTCCAAGGAAGTAAAGGGGATTTCAGGTTTGACAGCCCAAAGATTTTGCTCAATTCAGAGAACTGACGTAGAAAACGATAGGAACCACACGAAAATACCAGCTTATAGAGGGTATCTTGAGGTAGTGAGACTGACTGATTTTGCTTccccttgattttcttttctattttctttttttgggatagggtctcac
Protein-coding sequences here:
- the LOC105494517 gene encoding 14-3-3 protein sigma is translated as MERASLIQKAKLAEQAERYEDMAAFMKGAVEKGEELSCEERNLLSVAYKNVVGGQRAAWRVLSSIEQKSNEEGSEEKGPEVREYREKVETELRGVCDTVLGLLDSHLIKEAGDAESRVFYLKMKGDYYRYLAEVATGDDKKRIIDSARAAYQEAMDISKKEMPPTNPIRLGLALNFSVFHYEIANSPEEAISLAKTTFDEAMADLHTLSEDSYKDSTLIMQLLRDNLTLWTADNAGEEGGEAPQEPQS